One region of Candidatus Polarisedimenticolia bacterium genomic DNA includes:
- a CDS encoding TldD/PmbA family protein: MRNNGEHDKVLDLALEILRDASVEGEVYFQSTQESSASVVDQRIESVEAKQERGAGLRVFREGRVGFSFTPDTSPDGLRKAVQRAVAILPHVDPESDLQVPVPQSVPFDVPNEDPGLPEIGMDQKVDMARRIESCALRFSTKVKRVRESRYADVWGGCWIANTGGLRSGLTMSRAIGSIELVAIDKEENQTGYSSGFALGIQELEPDAIGIEAASRAINKLGAEPISTRRTEVVLDPEVVSGIFGTLASAFYADNILKNKSLFQGQQGRQVARSIVSLIDDGRVPGAMNTGPFDGEGTPTQRTLLIDQGFLAGYLHNDFTARRMEATRTGNAQRGGYLSSPHIGTNTLVLKPTGVSRKALLGTVAQGVYVSEVMGLHTIDPISGDFSLGAVGWEMENGAMARPVQKMGISGNIRDLLDSVAAVADDLRFFASGGSGSTVLLEATSISGG, from the coding sequence ATGCGCAATAACGGCGAGCACGACAAGGTCCTGGATCTCGCCCTGGAGATCCTGCGCGACGCGTCCGTGGAGGGCGAGGTCTATTTCCAGAGCACGCAGGAATCCTCCGCCAGCGTCGTCGACCAGCGCATCGAGAGCGTCGAGGCGAAGCAGGAGAGGGGCGCGGGACTGCGGGTCTTCCGGGAGGGGCGCGTCGGTTTCTCCTTCACGCCGGACACCAGCCCCGACGGTCTGCGCAAGGCGGTGCAGCGCGCCGTCGCCATCCTCCCCCACGTCGATCCCGAGTCCGACCTGCAGGTCCCGGTCCCGCAGAGCGTCCCCTTCGACGTTCCCAACGAGGATCCGGGCCTTCCGGAGATCGGGATGGATCAGAAGGTGGACATGGCCCGCCGCATCGAGAGCTGCGCGCTGCGCTTCTCGACCAAGGTCAAGCGGGTGAGGGAGAGCCGCTATGCCGACGTCTGGGGAGGCTGCTGGATCGCCAACACCGGCGGGCTGCGCAGCGGGTTGACGATGAGCCGCGCGATCGGCTCGATCGAGCTGGTGGCCATCGACAAGGAAGAAAACCAGACGGGCTATTCCTCCGGGTTCGCCCTCGGCATCCAGGAACTGGAGCCCGACGCCATCGGCATCGAGGCGGCCTCGCGGGCGATCAACAAGCTGGGCGCCGAGCCGATCTCCACGCGGCGCACCGAGGTGGTCCTCGACCCGGAGGTCGTGTCCGGAATCTTCGGAACGCTGGCCTCGGCCTTCTACGCCGACAACATCCTGAAGAACAAGTCGCTGTTCCAGGGTCAGCAGGGCCGGCAGGTGGCCCGGTCCATCGTTTCGCTCATCGACGACGGCCGGGTGCCGGGAGCCATGAACACCGGCCCCTTCGACGGCGAGGGGACGCCGACCCAGAGGACCCTGCTCATCGACCAGGGCTTTCTGGCCGGATACCTGCACAACGATTTCACCGCGCGGCGCATGGAGGCGACACGGACCGGCAATGCGCAGCGCGGTGGCTATCTTTCCTCGCCCCACATCGGGACCAATACCCTCGTCCTGAAGCCCACGGGGGTGAGCCGCAAGGCGCTCCTGGGGACGGTGGCGCAGGGCGTCTACGTCTCGGAAGTGATGGGCCTGCACACCATCGACCCGATCAGCGGCGATTTCTCTCTCGGGGCCGTCGGCTGGGAGATGGAGAACGGCGCCATGGCGCGCCCCGTCCAGAAAATGGGGATCTCGGGGAACATCCGCGACCTGCTCGACTCCGTCGCCGCCGTAGCCGACGACCTGCGCTTCTTCGCCTCAGGCGGCTCCGGATCCACCGTGCTGCTGGAAGCCACGAGCATCAGCGGCGGCTAG
- a CDS encoding DEAD/DEAH box helicase, whose translation MLHEFHPALGAWFSERFGAPSPPQIEGWPRIRAGGHVLIAAPTGTGKTLAAFLWAIDSLIRQGDDLPDATQVLYVSPLKALGNDIQLNLQGPLSSLREKDPSLPEIRVLVRSGDTPAAQRTAMTKRPPHILVTTPESLYILLTSEGGRAMLRTVRTVIVDEIHALCGDKRGSHLALSLERLEALAEAPPQRIGLSATQKPLEEVGRLLAGVGRECALVDVGHRREIDLAVEIPESPLATVCSHEVWDEIYRRMSTLIQEHRTTLVFVNTRKLAERVAARLTERLGKEKVTSHHGSLSRERRLDAERRLKEGSLRALVATASLELGIDIGDVDLVIQVGVTPSIATLLQRVGRSGHALARRPKGRIFPLTRDELVCAAALLHSIRHGELDRTPQPRRPLDILAQQVVAACVAQSWEEDDLYAAMARAWPYRDLSREDFDAVVRLHSRGRLALLHRDGVGRRLMATRRARLTALMSGGAIPDTADYQVRLEPEGTLIGSVNEDFAIESTVGDIFQLGNTSWKVLKVEPGLMRVADAQGAPPSLPFWLGEAPARTVELSSAVALVRTRGEDSRWLKEEAGLSEGASEQISEYVTEGAKALGAVPTRDRVILERFFDESGGMQLVIHSPFGGRINRAWGLALRKRFCRGFGFELQAAANEEAIVISLGPHHSFPLKEVFDYLHPDSAKDLLTQALFPSPLFLTRWRWNLTRSLSLPRSKDGRRVPAPLLRMRADDALVQAFPQVLACPETLPPGELPIPWDHPIVRQTIEDCLEEAMDADGMVGLLRRLRSGEIEKVAIDTPEPSPFALGVLNAAPYAFLDDAPLEERR comes from the coding sequence ATGCTGCACGAGTTCCATCCGGCCCTTGGGGCCTGGTTTTCGGAGCGTTTCGGCGCCCCGTCCCCACCGCAGATCGAGGGGTGGCCGCGCATCCGCGCCGGGGGCCACGTCCTCATCGCCGCTCCGACCGGCACCGGCAAGACCCTGGCGGCTTTCCTCTGGGCGATCGATTCGCTCATTCGTCAGGGAGACGATCTTCCCGACGCGACCCAGGTCCTCTACGTCTCGCCTCTCAAGGCGCTGGGGAACGACATCCAGCTGAACCTCCAGGGACCTCTGAGCTCCCTGCGGGAAAAGGACCCCTCGCTACCCGAGATCCGGGTCCTGGTCCGCTCGGGGGACACTCCTGCGGCGCAGCGGACTGCGATGACGAAGCGGCCGCCGCACATCCTGGTCACCACGCCCGAATCGCTCTACATTCTGCTGACCAGCGAAGGGGGGCGCGCCATGCTGCGCACGGTGCGCACCGTCATCGTGGACGAGATCCATGCGCTGTGCGGCGACAAGCGCGGCTCGCACCTGGCGCTGTCGCTGGAGCGGCTCGAGGCGCTGGCCGAGGCTCCGCCCCAGCGGATCGGCCTGTCCGCCACCCAGAAGCCGCTCGAGGAAGTCGGTCGTCTCCTGGCGGGGGTGGGTCGTGAATGCGCCCTGGTCGACGTCGGGCACCGCCGCGAGATCGACCTGGCGGTCGAGATCCCGGAATCACCCCTCGCCACCGTCTGCTCGCACGAGGTCTGGGACGAGATTTACCGGCGCATGTCCACGCTCATCCAGGAGCATCGCACCACGCTGGTCTTCGTGAACACGCGCAAGCTTGCGGAGCGCGTGGCGGCGCGCCTGACCGAGCGGTTGGGCAAGGAGAAGGTCACCAGCCATCACGGCAGCCTGTCGCGCGAGCGGCGGCTCGACGCCGAGCGCCGTCTGAAGGAGGGATCTCTCAGGGCGCTGGTGGCCACCGCTTCGCTGGAGCTGGGAATCGACATCGGAGACGTGGACCTGGTGATCCAGGTGGGCGTCACGCCCTCCATCGCCACCCTGCTGCAGCGCGTCGGTCGCTCCGGCCACGCCCTGGCGCGGCGGCCCAAGGGAAGGATCTTCCCTCTCACGCGCGATGAGCTGGTGTGCGCCGCGGCATTGCTGCACTCGATCCGGCACGGAGAGCTCGATCGGACGCCGCAGCCGCGCCGTCCGCTCGACATCCTGGCGCAGCAGGTCGTCGCCGCATGCGTGGCTCAGAGCTGGGAGGAGGACGACCTGTATGCCGCAATGGCGCGGGCCTGGCCCTATCGCGATCTATCGCGGGAGGACTTCGACGCGGTCGTCCGCCTGCACTCCAGGGGTCGACTGGCATTGCTGCACAGGGACGGTGTGGGCCGGCGCCTGATGGCGACCCGGCGTGCGCGGCTGACGGCCCTGATGAGCGGCGGCGCCATTCCCGACACGGCCGACTACCAGGTCCGCCTGGAGCCCGAGGGGACTCTGATCGGCTCGGTCAACGAGGACTTCGCCATCGAGTCGACCGTCGGCGACATCTTCCAGCTCGGAAACACCTCCTGGAAGGTGCTGAAGGTCGAGCCGGGCCTCATGCGGGTGGCGGACGCCCAGGGTGCGCCACCGAGCCTTCCCTTCTGGCTGGGCGAGGCGCCGGCGCGCACCGTCGAGCTCTCCTCGGCCGTCGCTCTGGTGCGCACGCGCGGGGAGGATTCCCGATGGCTGAAGGAGGAGGCGGGCCTGAGCGAGGGCGCGTCGGAGCAGATCTCGGAGTATGTGACCGAAGGAGCGAAAGCCCTCGGCGCCGTCCCGACGCGTGACCGGGTGATCCTGGAGCGCTTCTTCGACGAATCGGGGGGGATGCAGCTGGTCATCCACTCCCCCTTTGGAGGCCGCATCAATCGCGCCTGGGGACTGGCTCTGCGCAAGCGCTTCTGCCGCGGCTTCGGCTTCGAGCTGCAGGCGGCAGCCAACGAGGAGGCGATCGTCATCTCCCTCGGACCGCATCACAGCTTCCCGCTCAAGGAGGTGTTCGACTATCTCCATCCCGACAGTGCAAAGGACCTTCTGACCCAGGCGCTGTTTCCTTCACCTCTGTTCCTGACCCGCTGGCGCTGGAACCTGACGCGCTCGCTGTCGCTGCCGCGCTCCAAAGACGGCCGCCGGGTGCCGGCTCCCTTGCTGCGGATGCGCGCCGACGACGCGCTGGTGCAGGCCTTCCCGCAGGTGTTGGCGTGCCCCGAGACGCTGCCTCCCGGGGAACTGCCGATCCCCTGGGATCAT
- the coaE gene encoding dephospho-CoA kinase (Dephospho-CoA kinase (CoaE) performs the final step in coenzyme A biosynthesis.) produces MNTGTGAQGAGLRVGLTGGIATGKSVVAEVFREAGAFVQDADSVGHELMEPGTPAHAEIVQAFGEEVVAPDGRIDRKRLGARIFADAGERSKLNTILHPRILAEAGRRAGRYLLEHPGGIAVTQAALLLEAGAAQYFDRIVLTECDARTQRARLVARDGIPETEADRRIAAQGAASEKKTFAHLVIDTSGTIEQTRKRAQQAFETLRRDKERA; encoded by the coding sequence GTGAACACCGGCACCGGAGCCCAAGGCGCCGGGCTTCGAGTGGGGCTGACGGGCGGGATCGCCACGGGGAAATCGGTGGTGGCCGAGGTCTTCCGCGAGGCCGGCGCCTTCGTGCAGGACGCCGACTCCGTGGGACACGAGCTGATGGAGCCCGGGACGCCCGCGCACGCCGAGATCGTCCAGGCGTTCGGCGAGGAGGTGGTCGCCCCAGACGGACGGATCGACCGCAAGCGACTCGGGGCGAGAATCTTCGCGGACGCCGGAGAGCGCTCGAAGCTCAACACGATCCTGCATCCCCGTATCCTGGCGGAGGCAGGCCGCCGGGCGGGGCGCTACCTGCTCGAGCACCCCGGCGGCATCGCGGTGACCCAGGCGGCGCTGCTGCTGGAGGCGGGCGCGGCGCAGTATTTCGATCGGATCGTCCTGACCGAATGCGACGCCCGCACGCAAAGAGCGCGCCTCGTGGCGCGCGACGGAATCCCGGAGACGGAGGCGGATAGGAGGATCGCCGCCCAGGGCGCGGCATCGGAAAAGAAGACGTTCGCGCACCTCGTCATCGACACCTCCGGGACGATCGAGCAGACTCGCAAGCGCGCGCAGCAGGCCTTCGAGACGCTGCGCCGGGATAAGGAGAGAGCATGA
- a CDS encoding TldD/PmbA family protein — protein sequence MKWMDEASAGAILKALLSRGGDFAEIYGQTNQYTRIALDDGKLEEIVSGEDAGISLRLVSEDRTFFYSGNDLAPETLLREARRLAEAVEGSTPGRMAVLKKHDIPVVSPVSVLPESVPMGRKVELVRRAEKAARSAGETISQFSASYGDSVLDIGVANSEGAFSRETRVYTTLFGSAIARRGDQIRTGYHSLAETRGFELFDQHPPEEVGREAARIAMVQLDAKPAPAGTFTVVLSSKAGGTMVHEACGHGLEGDFAEKSLSIYAGKLGQQVASSLITVVDDGTLPNKRGSTGMDDEGMPSSRVLLIENGILKSYLHSRRTATKLGHAPTGNGRRESYRHLPIPRMRNTIILPGASDPAEILAGVAEGIFVCQMGGGEVDIASGNFIFNVGEAYMIRGGKIAEPIRDATLIGNGPEVLSSIDAVGSDLGFGVGTCGKDGQRVPVADAQPTLRIPRIVVGGTVAAAE from the coding sequence ATGAAGTGGATGGATGAGGCCTCGGCCGGGGCGATCCTGAAGGCGCTCCTGTCGCGCGGTGGAGATTTCGCCGAGATCTACGGTCAGACCAACCAGTACACGCGCATCGCGCTCGACGACGGGAAGCTGGAGGAAATCGTTTCCGGAGAGGACGCCGGGATCTCCCTGCGCCTGGTGTCGGAGGATCGCACCTTCTTCTACTCCGGCAACGACCTCGCGCCCGAGACCCTGCTGCGGGAAGCCCGCCGTCTCGCCGAGGCGGTCGAGGGCTCCACGCCGGGCAGGATGGCGGTTCTGAAAAAGCATGACATCCCGGTCGTCTCGCCCGTATCGGTCCTGCCGGAAAGCGTGCCGATGGGACGCAAGGTGGAGCTGGTGCGCCGCGCCGAGAAGGCTGCGCGTTCCGCAGGAGAGACGATCTCGCAGTTCTCCGCCAGCTACGGCGATTCGGTCCTCGACATCGGCGTCGCCAACTCGGAAGGGGCCTTCAGCCGGGAGACCCGCGTCTACACCACCCTGTTCGGCTCGGCCATCGCGCGCCGCGGGGACCAGATCCGGACCGGATACCACTCCCTGGCCGAGACCCGGGGATTCGAGCTGTTCGACCAGCATCCGCCGGAAGAGGTCGGCCGCGAGGCGGCGCGCATCGCCATGGTGCAGCTCGACGCAAAGCCGGCGCCTGCGGGGACCTTCACCGTGGTCCTCTCCTCGAAAGCCGGCGGCACCATGGTCCACGAGGCCTGCGGCCACGGCCTGGAGGGGGATTTCGCCGAGAAGTCGCTGTCGATTTACGCCGGCAAGCTCGGCCAGCAGGTCGCCTCGAGCCTGATCACGGTGGTGGACGACGGCACCCTGCCCAACAAGCGCGGATCCACCGGCATGGACGACGAAGGGATGCCCAGCTCACGCGTGCTGCTCATCGAGAACGGCATCCTGAAGTCCTACCTGCACAGCCGCCGGACCGCGACGAAGCTGGGCCACGCTCCCACCGGGAACGGGCGCCGCGAAAGCTATCGCCATCTCCCCATCCCGCGCATGCGCAACACCATCATCCTGCCGGGAGCGAGCGACCCGGCCGAGATCCTGGCGGGAGTCGCCGAGGGGATTTTCGTGTGCCAGATGGGAGGCGGCGAGGTGGACATCGCCAGCGGGAATTTCATCTTCAACGTCGGCGAGGCCTACATGATCCGTGGCGGGAAGATCGCCGAGCCGATTCGCGACGCCACTCTCATCGGGAACGGCCCGGAGGTGCTGAGCAGCATCGACGCCGTCGGCTCGGATCTGGGCTTCGGCGTGGGGACCTGCGGCAAGGATGGCCAGCGGGTCCCGGTGGCGGACGCGCAGCCGACCCTGCGCATTCCACGGATCGTCGTCGGCGGCACCGTCGCCGCGGCCGAGTGA
- the folD gene encoding bifunctional methylenetetrahydrofolate dehydrogenase/methenyltetrahydrofolate cyclohydrolase FolD, with protein MAARLLDGEAVARAIRQEVASDIARLLAHGRPRPKLAVVLAGADPASEIYVRNKIKACGEVGIESELVRFEGERDAGRTLEAVQRLNRRDDVDGILVQLPLPADADKTGILHALDPAKDVDGLHPENVGRMVEGSDSLRPCTPSGIMELLRRCEIPIEGARAVVLGRSDIVGKPMAILLLHASATVTICHSRTRDLAETTRDADILVAALGKPGFVTEEYLRPGVVVVDVGIHRITDVRQAEELFGPSSKQAEAVRRGGSALVGDVHPRRAGPVAGALSPVPGGVGPLTIACLLQNTVKAARRRGGTEAR; from the coding sequence ATGGCCGCGCGCCTCCTGGACGGCGAGGCGGTGGCGCGGGCGATCCGCCAGGAGGTCGCTTCCGACATCGCGCGGCTGCTGGCGCACGGCCGGCCCCGCCCGAAGCTGGCGGTCGTCCTCGCCGGCGCCGATCCCGCCTCCGAGATCTACGTGCGCAACAAGATCAAGGCTTGCGGCGAGGTGGGCATCGAATCGGAGCTGGTCCGCTTCGAAGGGGAGCGTGACGCTGGGCGCACCCTCGAAGCCGTTCAGCGCCTGAACCGCCGTGACGACGTCGACGGAATTCTGGTGCAGCTGCCGCTGCCGGCGGATGCCGACAAGACGGGGATCCTGCACGCTCTCGATCCTGCGAAGGACGTCGACGGGCTGCACCCGGAGAATGTCGGCAGGATGGTGGAAGGGTCCGACTCGCTGCGTCCCTGCACTCCCAGCGGCATCATGGAGCTGCTGCGCCGCTGCGAGATTCCCATCGAAGGGGCGCGCGCCGTGGTCCTGGGGCGCAGCGACATCGTCGGCAAGCCGATGGCAATTCTGCTCCTGCACGCCAGCGCCACCGTGACGATCTGCCACTCCCGCACCCGCGACCTGGCGGAAACCACGCGCGATGCCGATATCCTGGTGGCGGCGCTGGGGAAGCCGGGGTTCGTGACCGAGGAATACCTGCGACCCGGGGTCGTGGTCGTCGACGTGGGAATCCATCGCATCACCGACGTGCGCCAGGCTGAGGAATTGTTCGGCCCCTCCTCGAAACAGGCGGAGGCGGTCCGCCGCGGAGGCTCCGCCCTGGTCGGCGACGTCCACCCCCGCCGGGCAGGGCCCGTGGCCGGGGCGCTCTCCCCCGTACCCGGGGGTGTCGGTCCCCTCACCATCGCCTGCCTGCTGCAGAACACCGTGAAGGCGGCGCGCCGGCGCGGCGGTACGGAGGCACGGTGA